GATGAATGCAAAACTTTGTcatattcagttttttttttagatatgagTGACACAATTTGGGCCTGGTACACACTAAAATGAGTGGCGCTCCATTAAAAACCTAATCCCAGACACATCAAAATAATaggaacaataataataataatttaacatAATTTCTAACAGTACCCggcagtgttttttttaccttgcgAGACGCTGTTATTGGTCAGAAAATGGCGGCAGTACTGCGGCTCCCCTTTTCTGTTCACCACCCAGGCGCTCATGATGACACGTGGAACCACCTCAAAAAAAGGACAATCAAGTGGAAGATGTGAGTTACAAATGATCTGGCAGGGAAAACATAATATGCAGATATAATAAATGACTGACAGGGACAGCTAAAAGGCCATCGGGGGTCTACATGTCTTGATCGACGCTGATTTTCCACATGCCACTCTTAGCATATGTTCTCGTTTATGTCAACTCTCGAGTTGCTCCTCTTTTTCCATCACTGTACATGCTTCCGATCACCTTTCATTCACCACCTGtcgcctgcctgtctgtcctgCTGTGATGTACTACTTCCCCCGTTCACACACTGAGCACAAACACACTGGAGATCTAAAAGGGCAAAGAGTCTGCAAGGGAGTTATTAGCGTCTGGAGTCTCCTGAACCGAGAGGAAGTCTGCTCAAAGAGGTCAAAGGCCAAGTGCTTTCCTTTGACTGTCCACTAagcgcaatgtgtgtgtgtgtgtgtgtgtcacagatgtaattatttaatgttttttattaTACAGTCGACCGCCACCATTCATTTGTGCAACATGGAGAAAATctgcaaatataaatatatatatatgtatataatataatatatatatatatatatatatatatatatatatatatatatattatatatatatatatatatatatatatatatatatatatatatatatatatatatatatatatggagcaaaaaaatgaaaattaaaaaaagaaaacctcccacatttcaaaatTATGCATGTTAGGTTCATTAATGTCTAAATCTGTCTATGAATGAGAGTGTGACTGTTTTGTCTTCATGTGCGCTGTGATTGGTTGGAAAAAACTACTAGATATAATATATTCACATagatcaaaaatatgttaaaCACACTTTAGGATTAACTCCTAGTGGATGTTTGACCTCATTAAAAGTGCTTGTTTACAATTTATCACTGTCTTTTGAAGTCACCATTGTCTTGCAAATACACAGCAATGGGAATTCAAAGGTTGCATGTCACATCCACAAAAGCCCAAGTGGCCCATTACGCTCATGCATTGAAACAATGACCTAATAAATGCAGACACAAAAGAAGCGGCATCTGTCCCTCCCATTCTAACACATGTCACAAAGCCAGCACACTTCATTTTATGCCACCAGCTGTTATTTGCAAATTAAGCAAATGTCAgccatttttcattcattcagagTATCCTATTGTAAAGCTGTCAAGGGCAAGATGGAATGAAAAGGGCCAAGCCAGGTCTGCTTCCCGGAGCTCTTTTGACCTGATAAGGGGACAGAGCAAACCTGGAAGAAGCAGCAAGGTTACGGAGGGGTCAGAGTCACATTACAGAGCGTCCAGATAGCCATCTCAGAACCTTAGCAGTCACAAAGTCACATCAATTTAAGTACAAGGAAGTGCGGAGGGGAATAAAGTCAATAATAAATAGCCGGGTCCAAAGTTCTTTATCTGGAGCCGTTAAAACAAAGCGACAAAGGTGCTGCTTTAAATTTGAGTTGAAGTAAACTTGGAGTTTAAGTCATGTGACATCATGTAAATCAGTTTAGCATCTCAATCATTACCTTGGACTGTATGCACTgaaaactaaaataaatgaatcaagTTTTAATTCAATCGCATTATTTATGGGAGTTGTTTTGTAATGAGAACAGCCCAAGAaatgagggtgtgcacacttatgcaatcaCGTTAACTCACttgtcatgttttattttctccctcgaaataaataCGGTCATTGGGTCCCAACATGGGTTGTGGGGCCTGAGTTATTCATGAGAGTCGAGAGCGCCCACATGCAGCGGCTCGCGTTACGCCTCCGACGACTCTAAACCAGCAAACTGATATACTGCTCACAATAGTTCGCTCACATCACAACAAGGGAGTCAATTTACGGTTGAAACATTCcatcgcacacacacgcacacacacacacacatgcatgcataagGTCTCTACAGCACGGGTGGAGAATCCAAAATATGACTAAAAACACAAATCTTTTAGTCATATTATTTCATTATATTTTGTAGGgatcaaatattttgaaaaagaaactgctcaataataataataatcaaatatgcaaatacatttttcaagTTTATtgtttggttagcaacaggtgGAATTTATTCCTGAAAAACCAAAGCTATAAATTATAATGTTTATAAAAGACATATTTCAagattttaaaatgtcaaacttagaaacaaaaacatttgaaaatatcagaaaaataaattgtgcttggaaaaaaaaaacatttttgaaatctgTCAAAAATATGTTAATATTTTATGTTAACCAGCGTAATTTTTCTCCTCACTATTGCGATTTCAAACTTGGCCCACGGGCCACAGGTTGCGCACCCCTACTTGCCAGTGCACGTGGCTGGATGACGACACTGACTCACTTGagtatttttcaaaaatgattttaCTTGAAATCTCTGCCTGTTTCCTGTCACTTTCATTCTCCCTCATTCATCCAACTACAGAGAGTCCGCTCTAATGAAACTCCCCAAGGACTCAGTCGGGTCTCTGTGGCTGGGGGAGTGCCCCCGCGTCTTCTCTCCGGGATGGCTACCGGCTGAGTGTAATAAAGGCCTTTGTTAAGCTCCCCTGCAGCAGAAAATCTTTGCTGTTGAGGCACAATGGCCAAAGACAAGCCACATGTGAGCTCAACAGTCAACCGTTAATttgtggggaaaaataaaaaaataaatcgttTAGGCCTactgaaaaaaatcacaacaatgtatcaaatgacatttttttctctgATTCACTAAATTACGATACAAAATAGGCCTTCAAACTAATTATGTGTGGATATTATTCAACAGACATTCAAATCCAAAATATCCACTCGTAAAGAAAATGTCATGCATTCTTTATCTTACttgttcagctcttgacagcttCCCTCACAAAGTCCTGGCACCCTCAGCAGAGCACTCCATCCTCAGGTTATCCATCCATGGTGAGTAGATCTCAACTGTCAAACAAAAAGTCTGTGGATGCCGTCGCATGTGAAGCTTATTCCAACAGACTTTACTGGTGTGTGTGGGCAAGGTAGCagccaccaccagcaccacaaCCTCAAGCATGGTGCCTTATTCAaacactgctcctcctggagTGGGAACACTCGTGACTCGGAAAACATGGAGTGGACTCAGCGGAGTGGACTGATAGACAACACTgatagagaagaaaaaacacaGCCACCATTTTTTAAGCAAATTGTGTTTATTCGTTCATCCTGTAGGTGTAACATTCCCACGTCCCAATACTTTTTATCCACACGTTTTCAATTTCTTTTTGGTTCTTTGCGGACTCTCATTTTTGGATCGGGACCGTGGTTTCCCTCCCACCGCTTTCGGAGTGACAGTTCAAAGTCTGGCAGCCCACAGATGCACCTTACAATTTCAAACCCATCCAGCCAATGGGCGAGCCTCTCCGGCCTTTAACAGTCACTCGCGACATTTGCACAACAAAGGAAGGTCCCGGTTGATTCATCAACGCCCCCCCTTTTGCCCCCTCTCCCTTATCCCGATGACTCCTCCTCTCTGGTCTTTTGTGCTTGGCTACCCCaaaatctcccccccccctcgtgaccctcctcctcctctaatCTCCTTGTGTGCCCATTGGGATTGAGTGCTTGGGTGCACCCTCACGGGACACAACTCACTGTGGTCTCATTTGCAGaagtgtcattttgtaaacacggaAAATTTGCTCTGCTTGTTAGCGATCACTCTCATTAAGCAAAACACATCAGTTTGTGGGCATCATTTCCATCTCGTGTTTCAGCGCTAATGCATCTATTAGGattcccccgcccccctttttttttttttttttttcccccccacagacacacacaaagttcCCATGGGGTTTGAGCAAGGCCAATATTGCCCTGAGTAGGCTTTGTGTTTCACATTTAGTGGCTCTATAGCAACAGTGATCTCGTAGGAGGGGCAAGTGGACCATGTAGTACCCAGAGACGCACAAAATGTTAAGGGTACAATggcgccttgagatacaagtgaccCCCGCGTGTAAGTTGTTCCGAGATACAAGCAACAATTTGCagcaaataaaataagaaatcaAAATGTTCTACAAATCAGGTCCTCCCAAAGATTCTCCGTATCAGTTTGAATATAGCCTTGACGGCCCTCTCCCATCGGCTCTCCTCCTTCCAAAAACCCAGACGCTTCTTCTCAGCTTTGACCTCTGCCCTGTGCAGCCGCTTGTGCAGACGCCAGAATATGCGAGTGTCCGGCGAAAGCCCGTTGATAGGAGCCCTGCGGGCCAGACCCAGTCTCAGGGCCTCTTCGTTCATGGAGCGAGACCATGACGCCCCCTGCTGGACAACATGAGGAGGACAATGAGCTTAAATATTGGGTTATTTGATGGAGGGGGTCTTCTTCACCTTACTGTGTGCCACAAAACAGTGCAGCGTGTCTTCCTGTCGACTGATCAGCTTCAACCACACTGTCTGAGAGGGACGGACGTTCCTCTGCAGCCATAACTTGCCGTCGGCGGTCAGATCCACACCGGCGAGGTTCACCAGCAAGGTTGACGTGGACACACCTGACCAGACGAGATGAACGCATTGAAGCGCATGAACTGGACACTTACCACGGTAACGCTAGCCATGATTTAATAATCGACCTAATGTGTTTAAAAGGCACAACAAATGTCAACGTGACATTAGAAGAGGAAGCTGGTGTTCCTACATTAAGCAATCTTGATGATTTGCTTTTACCGGTGTTTGTGACCCGTTATATTGACGGAGCGGGTTGTCATGTCATGCGCATGACCTTTGTGTTTTGTAAGCAGAGGTGACAGCAGCGGCAGGAAGATGGGTACGTGCTCCACTTGGAGGCTTTGCTCCTTGACGGAATGAACTCTCCCGCGGAGGCTGATGTTGTTCTCCACGAAACGAGCGGGGATCTCAGAGACTGCTTGGAATTTGGTGATCTAGACCATTAGAgtggaaataaaaacagatggTCTGGACTGGAGTGTGAGAAGCTGTTGTTTGAACTCTTACCAATTTGATGCTCCTCGCTATTAGAATCACCCCGGTAAGAGCGAGCCCACCACTTAAGCTCTGTGTGTGAGACAAGAGATGGGTTATGATGTCATCAAAAACAGTGTGCAGAAAGTTGCGTTAAAGGGAAGGAATGGAGTTTGCGCCTTCTCCCCAAGGAAAGGATGGATGTATTTTCAGAAAACACGTTTTGTCAGTGTGATAAAACTACAATCTAAAAATATTGTTAGATGaaactgttattttttttgtatttcttgtGTTTGGATCTTTTTACACTGCACGTGTGTCTAATGTTGTGACCGGCTTGTCCTCACAACAATGGACCAATTATTGTACGACTTCCGCGTTCAAGAGGCTCCTACCCGCACAAGTGTGAGATTATCATCTGCAAACTGAGAGATAGTAGCCACGATGTTGTGTGACGCCGTGTTTTGCCGCTGTGTTTGTGGCCCGCGTCTTCCCTTGTCTTCAGTTTGTGTTTCTCTGCAGGATTCCGGCATGTTGTTGACATGTTGGTTGTGTTGCCAGAAGTCCCGCCCCCTTCTCTTCTTCGACCTACCAGGAGAGACGTCGCCGCCTACGTC
This genomic window from Syngnathus typhle isolate RoL2023-S1 ecotype Sweden linkage group LG6, RoL_Styp_1.0, whole genome shotgun sequence contains:
- the c18h3orf33 gene encoding protein C3orf33 homolog isoform X2, whose amino-acid sequence is MPESCRETQTEDKGRRGPQTQRQNTASHNIVATISQFADDNLTLVRSLSGGLALTGVILIARSIKLITKFQAVSEIPARFVENNISLRGRVHSVKEQSLQVEHVPIFLPLLSPLLTKHKGVSTSTLLVNLAGVDLTADGKLWLQRNVRPSQTVWLKLISRQEDTLHCFVAHSKGASWSRSMNEEALRLGLARRAPINGLSPDTRIFWRLHKRLHRAEVKAEKKRLGFWKEESRWERAVKAIFKLIRRIFGRT
- the c18h3orf33 gene encoding protein C3orf33 homolog isoform X1, with amino-acid sequence MPESCRETQTEDKGRRGPQTQRQNTASHNIVATISQFADDNLTLVRSLSGGLALTGVILIARSIKLITKFQAVSEIPARFVENNISLRGRVHSVKEQSLQVEHVPIFLPLLSPLLTKHKGVSTSTLLVNLAGVDLTADGKLWLQRNVRPSQTVWLKLISRQEDTLHCFVAHSKQGASWSRSMNEEALRLGLARRAPINGLSPDTRIFWRLHKRLHRAEVKAEKKRLGFWKEESRWERAVKAIFKLIRRIFGRT